The Vicinamibacteria bacterium genome segment GATCCGGGCGCAGGCTGTTGACGACACCTGTAAAACCGCCGATGTTGGTGACGACGTTGAGGGGGTTGCCGCTCTGGGCTTGGGTGATGAGGCCGATCTGCCAGCCGTCCGCCAAGCGGTTGCCGTGCAGCGGCAGCTCCCAGATCGCGTTGAGCACCACCCGGTGGCGGGCATCGAAGTCCGAGGGCCCCCGGCTGTTCGCGAGATCGTAGCTGTTCTGGACTATAACCACGTTCTGGGAGTTCAAAGAGTTGTAGTCCAGCGACTTCGAGAAGGTGTAGGAGGCGTTGAACTGGAGGCCGTGGGACATCCGCTTGTTGGCCGTGACCCAAAGGGCATGGTAGGTGGACTGGCCCAAGCTCGCGTGCTCAAAGATGTTTCCGAGGGCGCTGCCGGGCAGGATGGGGCTCGTATCCGCGAGGCGGGGGTAGGGCCGGACGCCGTTGATGGGCTGGTTGATGTTCAGGAAGAGCCGGAGATCCTGCCCCTTCGAGCCGAAGTAGCCCACCATCACGCCTAGGCTCGGGCCCAACTCCCGTTGCACGTTTACGTTCCAGGACTGAACCTTGGCGTTCTGAAAGCCGTGGTCGACGGTGATGGGGGACAGGCCGGCGGCCCGCGCGGTGTTGAAGGCACTGTCGAGCCGGATGGTGCCGCTGAAGCTCAAAGGGATGGCGAAGGGCGGATTGGCAGCAGTGTTACTGACGAAGTTCGTCACCGGCTGGTCCGCCTGGATCGCATAAGCGGCGCGCACCGACGTCTTGCCGTCGCCGGTGGGGTCCCACACCACCCCGATCCGCGGCTCGACGTTACCCTTGGTCTGGTAAACGTCGGCGATGGTCGTCCCGACGTGGACCAGGGAGACGGTTTGGGGGTCGAAGACCACGAATCGGTTCTGGCTGTCGGTGGGCCGGACGTTGAGGTCGTAGCGCAGGCCCAACTCGAAGGTCAAGCGCGATGTCGCCTTGAGGTTGTCCTGGACGAAGAGGCCGAGGGCCTGCTGGACGATGTCGCTGGGCCGATCCCCGGTCGTGATCGTGAAGCTGTTCCCCCGCCCGGCCTCGAAGTCGGCCACGCTCGCGAAGCGGAAATCCCCGGGGTCGGAGTTGAAGTTGCTGTTCGAGAACCGGCGCCATTCCCCCCCAAACTTGAAAGCGTGGCGACCGCTCTGATAGCTGAGGGTGTCCGACGCCACGAAGGTCTGGTCGGTGCGGCCGTTGGGGAACTGGGCGGGTCCGCCGAAATCGAGGCCGAGACCGGTGATCGTTATCTGGGGGAGGCCGATCGGGGTCGTCACGCCGACATTGATGCCGTAGTCGACGGGGTTGAGCTGGGCGTTGGGGGTGAAGGTGATGTGGATGCGGTTGAAACCGAAGCGGACCTCGTTGACCAGGTTCGATCCGAAGATGTGCGTCTCGTTCAGGGTGAGGATCTGCCGGGTAGACTCGCGGGTATCGCCGAAGCCGGGGACGGTGTCTCCCTGGAGCGTGGGCTCGCCGCGCTTGTCGTGCTGGTACGCATAGTAGGCGTGGATAGTGTCCTGGGTCGTGAAGATATGGGTGAGGTCACCCGTCCATTGGTTGATGTCCACGGGCGCGGTCGCGGCGCCGATGAACCTCCCGTCCCCGCGGGGTCCGACCGCGTTGGCGATCGGGATCAGGTCTAGCAGCTTCCGGGATATGGGGTCGGTGACGGCGGCCCGCTCGTCGTCCCGAAGCACGCCGCTGTTGATGTCCAGGCCTTGGCGCTGGCGGAGGCCCTCGTAGCTCACGAAGAAGAAGGTCTTGTTCTTGACGATGGGACCGCCGAGGCTGGCCCCAAATTGGTTGCGTTTGAAGGGGGACTTCTTGGTGTTGAAGAAGTTAGTCGCATCCAAGCTGTCGTTCCGCAGGAACTCGAAGGCTTCCCCGTGCAGCTCGTTGGTCCCCGAGCGGGTGGCGATGTTCACGATGGCGCCGGAGTTACGCCCGTACTCGGCGCTGTAGGTGGAGTTGTCGACCTTGAACTCCTGGACGGTGTTTATTGAAGGCTGGAAGGTGATCTGGTTCTGCACCATGTCGTTGAGGTTGATGCCGTTGACCATGAAGTTGACGGTGTCTTCGCGCTGGCCGGCGGTGTTGAAGGCGAAGGAGCCCTGGCCCCGGAGGGGAGCGGTCAGGAAGCCGTTCTGGGGGGGCGTGACCGACCCCGGGATGAGGAGCCCCAAGTCGACGAAGTGGCGGCCGTTCAATGGAATCTCCTGCACCGTCCGCCGGTCGATGACCTGACCGACCGAGGTGGTGGTGGTCTCGATCACGGGGCCCTCGCCCTGAACCATCAGCTCTTCCGCCACCCCCCCCAGGGCGAGCTGGATGTTCTGGACGGCCGTCCGCGCGACCTCCACCGGGACGTTGTTCACGACCGCGCTCTGGAAGCCCGGGGCCCGAACCTCGATGCGATAGATGCCGACGGGCAGGGCGGCGACAAAGTAGTGACCGGAAGTGTCACTCTTCGTGGTCCGCTCGACCCCCGTGGCCGCGTTCCGCACAAGGATCTGGGCGTCCGCCACCACCGCGCCCTGGGCATCAGTGACGGTGCCCTGGAGGGCGGCCGTGGACTGGGCCACGGCAGGCGTCGCCACGATCAAAAAACTGAATGCGACGAGCAGTCGGCTCAGCGACTTCTGCCGGTGTGGAAGCATGGCCCTTCTCCTTTAGAAGCCCGGGCGGGAAGGCGCACGCGGGAACGATGAAGAGCGAGCCCTTTCGCGGGCACGACACGACCGGGTCTTGGCGGCGGACACTACACCGCGGCCGCCGGAGTCGTCAAGTACTGCTGTGGCTACTGCTGTGGCTGCTGCTGTGGCTGCTGTGGCTCAGTACTGCTGTGGCTCGGCCGTGCGGCGCCGGGCGCCGGGGAAACTCCGATTAGGGCCCGGCTTCGGCGGCCCCTTCTTTCTCCTCGGCCACGCCCCCCCGCAGGTACTGTTGCAGCGTAAAGCTGTCGACCTGATGGCGTCGTCGCGGGCGGCCGTGGCCTCGCGCACCAGCGCCGCCTCGCGGGCGTCCAGGCGTCCGCGGGTCAAGGCCTCCGCGAGCTGACTCTCCGGAGGGGCCTAGGAAGCACGCCCGCTCGGATCGCCTGCGCGGTCGAGGATCGGCGCCGCTTCTGGTCCTAAGAGGAAGGCTCGCTCGATCCGGCCCAGGGCCTCGCGCTCGGTAGGGAGAGCGAGGGACGAGTTCCCGGAGCCAAGCCGGACGCATGAGGCGGGAGCGCATGCGCGCCAAATAGTGAATGGCGGTTCAGATTACAGCGAAAAAGCGGGGGACTTGACCCCGAGCCCCTTCCGGGTTCAGCATAGCGAAGAAAAGACGAAAGTAAATCCTCTTATGTACATCGAATTGCACGTCGCCTCCGCCTTTTCCTTCCTACGGGCCTCCTCCCTGCCCGAGGACGTGGTGGGGCGGGCGGCGGAGCTGGGCTACCCCGTCCTTGCTCTTTTGGACCGGGACGGCGTCTCCGGGGCCCCCCGCTTCTTCAAGGCCGCTCGGGCCGCGGGCATCCGACCGCTGGTGGGAGCGGAGCTGACCCTGCTGAGCGGTGGCTGCCTCCCCGTGCTCGTGGAGAGCCCTTTGGGCTACCGGAACCTCTGTGCGCTCATCACCCGCATGAAAGCGGACGTTCCCAAGGGCGAAGGGGCGCTCCCCCTCGACTCCTTGGAAGGAAGCGTGGATGGGCTCGTAGCCCTGCCCGGTGTGGAGACCCTGGGGCGGCCGCCGGACACCGATCGGCTGGCCAAGATCCTGCAGGCTTTCGGGGCGGGGAGAGTCGTGCTCGACATCCAACGTCACCGGCGACGAGAACAGGAAGCGTCAAACCAAGCCCTGCTCGATCTGGCCGATGCCCTCGGCCTGGGGGCGGTGGCTACCAACGGCGTGCGCCATGCGGCCGCCCGGGGCCGGCCGCTGCTCGACGTTCTCACCTGCATCCGCGAGAAGCGGACGCTCAGCACGGCCGGTCGCCTGTTGAGCGAAAACGCTGAGCG includes the following:
- a CDS encoding TonB-dependent receptor, with product MLPHRQKSLSRLLVAFSFLIVATPAVAQSTAALQGTVTDAQGAVVADAQILVRNAATGVERTTKSDTSGHYFVAALPVGIYRIEVRAPGFQSAVVNNVPVEVARTAVQNIQLALGGVAEELMVQGEGPVIETTTTSVGQVIDRRTVQEIPLNGRHFVDLGLLIPGSVTPPQNGFLTAPLRGQGSFAFNTAGQREDTVNFMVNGINLNDMVQNQITFQPSINTVQEFKVDNSTYSAEYGRNSGAIVNIATRSGTNELHGEAFEFLRNDSLDATNFFNTKKSPFKRNQFGASLGGPIVKNKTFFFVSYEGLRQRQGLDINSGVLRDDERAAVTDPISRKLLDLIPIANAVGPRGDGRFIGAATAPVDINQWTGDLTHIFTTQDTIHAYYAYQHDKRGEPTLQGDTVPGFGDTRESTRQILTLNETHIFGSNLVNEVRFGFNRIHITFTPNAQLNPVDYGINVGVTTPIGLPQITITGLGLDFGGPAQFPNGRTDQTFVASDTLSYQSGRHAFKFGGEWRRFSNSNFNSDPGDFRFASVADFEAGRGNSFTITTGDRPSDIVQQALGLFVQDNLKATSRLTFELGLRYDLNVRPTDSQNRFVVFDPQTVSLVHVGTTIADVYQTKGNVEPRIGVVWDPTGDGKTSVRAAYAIQADQPVTNFVSNTAANPPFAIPLSFSGTIRLDSAFNTARAAGLSPITVDHGFQNAKVQSWNVNVQRELGPSLGVMVGYFGSKGQDLRLFLNINQPINGVRPYPRLADTSPILPGSALGNIFEHASLGQSTYHALWVTANKRMSHGLQFNASYTFSKSLDYNSLNSQNVVIVQNSYDLANSRGPSDFDARHRVVLNAIWELPLHGNRLADGWQIGLITQAQSGNPLNVVTNIGGFTGVVNSLRPDLVGTIDLTATPNQWFSNTVCDPRVASCSGAVFALPVSAAGVFHFGNLGRNAVLGPPFYDTDLSLVKNTKLAGSTILQFRCEAFNVFNHPNLGQPGRIATVGSTSFGLITNTRFPTGDSGSSRQVQFALKLLF
- a CDS encoding PHP domain-containing protein is translated as MYIELHVASAFSFLRASSLPEDVVGRAAELGYPVLALLDRDGVSGAPRFFKAARAAGIRPLVGAELTLLSGGCLPVLVESPLGYRNLCALITRMKADVPKGEGALPLDSLEGSVDGLVALPGVETLGRPPDTDRLAKILQAFGAGRVVLDIQRHRRREQEASNQALLDLADALGLGAVATNGVRHAAARGRPLLDVLTCIREKRTLSTAGRLLSENAERHLKAPRQMEALFRDRPDLLRSTEALADRLHFTLEDLGYRFPEYPVPAGETVHSFLCRMAEAGARDRYRPYHEKAHRQIERELALIGKLELSGYFLIVWDIVNFCRREGILVQGRGSAANSAVCYSLGITAVDPVGMELLFERFLSEERGEWPDIDLDLPSGDRREQVIQYVYERYGRLGAAMTANVITYRGRSA